The genomic region GGTGATCTTGGGGAGCATTTTTGAGAAATTGTGCGAGACAAAGATGGATAGAGGATCGGCACAGAAGGCGAGAGAGTCGTTGGATTTggtgttttccatgtcaaatttTCTGCAGACTGGACTCGATCGGCACAGCCTGGCGATTCTCATTGCACTCACCGAACAAGGAGTTAACCCCGAAGCACTCGCTGCTGTTGTGAAGGAGCTGCGCAGGGAAGCCGCCGCCATCAAccaacattcttcttcttcctcttaacCCAAGGTACCTTTCATCCTAATGAAAATGACCAGGATTTCAATTTGAGCTTTCTCATTCGTCCTTTATAAGTGAAAAAATTGCATGCTGAGGATGTCTAGGGCAATAGTAATTATCGGGAAAAATGACAAATTATTCCTGAAATGAACCCTAATAACGGCATTTGTTGTAAATTCTTGTGCGGGTTTTGCATAAGTGATCAAATTCTTGGATAGTATAAAGTGATGTAGAAAAAGAAATGTCAGTTCTCTATTTTTTTCTGAACCAACATGATTTCAAGGCAGTATGATTAATCTTATAATGACAATGCCTGCATATACCAGTACTGTGGATAAATCATTCTTCGTTGCAGGTTCAGTGTCACTATAATCTCAAATAAGTTAATGAAAATAGATTTGGGAACTACCGCAGTCAAGAATACCCACTGATATCATGCTTGTGCTAAATAATGAAATGGATGTCACAAAAACTGGTGTAGAAGAAGATTGAGTGTAGAAATCAGATAAAAGTACTGATTTAAATGTGCCACAGGACATACTTCAAGCCTATAATATTTTTTCAAAACACAAAAAGGATAGAGTTCTACTACGAGAGAATGCATTTACATATTAGCTTCCTCTCAAATGAAATTCATTAGTGCCTACATGAgcctaaaaaaatttaaatatgtgAAAACTTTACAAAATATAAACCTTATGCTGGAGATCTTTTCCAAGATCAATGAATAGAAAGTATTTATATGCTGAAACTATTGAATGCTAATGCCTGCAACTAAGAATTCCCAATAATGATAGCTTTAAGTTTACAAATAAAGAAACTCAacctcaaaaatattttcaattttacaaGAAAGAAGCACTGACTACAAAAGCCATCAATATCTATGGTTTTCTACCTCTGTCTTGACAAAGACAGTTATCAAAATCTTCTTGACAAAGAATATTGCATGGATATGTATCATGCTTTTAATCCTCGTTTTAATATATAAGTTCTTGCTTTAACATTAAGAGATATCTATGATATTGTGCAAATGCTGGGACAACCTAATTGTTTCTTTACATTCACAAAGTGATGCGAAATAAGGATGAGAGTAACTTATGAACCTTGCTGACTCTAGATTCTGTTGTTACAAGTTTAGATCAAAATTACAACTGGGGTAATATCAGAGTTGCACATCAGAAGCTAATTACACCATAAACTCTAAGGGCTGATTTGGGATCATCATAGTAACAAAAGattcaataaaaaataactttGCTTGAGAAGCAAATCTTGGGAAGGGCAGACTGTCATGCTCCCACctttataacatatatatatatatattttcagtaAATCGTATTGTTAATAAGACATCACAATTTTGTTCTAAGGTCGGAGGTTGGCAGATTAGGACTTAGCATTCATAATATTCTTTCCCTTGATCGATAATCTCTAATGTTAACAAATCAGTGAACAAAGCAATCTCCAAAGGCCCCATGATGGTAGAAGGGACTTGTGATTAGCAGCGATTATCATTCATTCACAAAGCATTCATTAGGAGGGCAGCAATGATATCATCAGGTACAGTGATTGATGTTATTAAAGTCAGCAATAAAGAAAAGATTGAAGGCAGAGACTATGGTTAACAAGTAGTAGCTTCATTTACAAAAGCAGCAATTATATTTATTAAGGCAGTAGTTAAAAGTGGGGTGACTAATAAGGCATCGATTTCCTATAACAGGAAACAATTAAAATATGATTTAAGTGTTAAGCCAGTCATTAGGAGGAAGGGTTTTGACTTTTTTAAAGGAGTAAAAATATTGAAGAGACATGACTTCTCCCTCATATTGGAGGATATAAAAGGAAGGAGAATTCATTTGAAGTAATCATCATGGAATGGGAATTGAATGAGTATTTTGATATGGAATAAGGAGGTGT from Cryptomeria japonica chromosome 3, Sugi_1.0, whole genome shotgun sequence harbors:
- the LOC131063903 gene encoding mitotic-spindle organizing protein 1; this translates as MDRGSAQKARESLDLVFSMSNFLQTGLDRHSLAILIALTEQGVNPEALAAVVKELRREAAAINQHSSSSS